The following is a genomic window from Actinomadura sp. WMMB 499.
CGGACCCGCGACCCTCGGCTCCTGCTCGCGGCGGGCGCGGTGACCGCCGTCGCCGTGAACATCAAGTACCTCGCGCCCGTCGCCCTCGCCGCGCTCGCCGCCGGGCTGCTGATCACCGGGCCGCGCGACCTGCTCCGGAAGCCGATGTTCGGCGCCGGAGCCGTCCTGGCGGTCGCCGCGGCCGTCCCCGGGCTGGTCTGGCAGGCCCGGCACGGCTGGCCGCAGCTCGACATGGCCGGCGCGATCGCCGGGGACGCCGACTTCGGCGGGCGGCCCGGTTTCGTCCCGTTCCAGATCGTCCTGACCGGGGTCGTGCTGTCCTGGCTGTGGATCTACGGGCTCTGGCGGCTCTACCGGTCGCCGGACCTCGCGCCGTACCGGTTCATCGGCCACGCCTACCTGCTGCTGAACGCCGCGTTCCTCGCGACGGCCGGGAAGCCCTACTACCTCGCCGGGCTGTGGGCGGCGCTGTGGGCGGCGGGCGCCGTCGAGGTCGAGCGGCGCGGCGTCCCGAAGGGCTGGGGCTGGGCCGCGACCGTCCCCGCCTACGCGGTCACCGGCGTCTCGACCGTCCTGCTCACGCTGCCCGTCTACCCCGTCTCGACCCTCGCGAGCACCCCGCAGCCCGCCGTCAACCCCGACGGCGCCGAGACCGTCGGCTGGCCCCGGTTCGTCGCCGAGGTCGCCCGCGTGCACCGCTCGCTCCCGCCGGACGAACGGGCCGTGATCATCGTGAGCAACTACGGGGAGGCCGGGGCGATCGACCTGTACGGGCCCCGCCACGGGCTCCCCCGCGCCTACAGCGGCCACAACGGCTACTGGTACTTCGGCCGCCCGCCCGACGGCGCCGGCACGGCGGTCGTCGTCGGCCCGGAGAGCACCGCGGGCGCCGCCGCGCTCCGGCGCTTCTGGACGGACGTGCGCCCCGCCGGCCGCATCGACAACGGCGCCGGCCTCGACAACGAGGAGCAGGGCAAGCCCGTGTGGATCTGCCGCGGACCGCGCGGCTCCTGGACCGAACTGTGGCCGGAGTTCAGGACACTGTCGTGAGGATCTCCCAGACCCCCGCCCGCCGGACCAGCAGGTCGTGGCCCAGCAGGGCCGACGCGGGCGCGTCCCACTCGGGCTCCGCGTCCCGCGCCCACACCTGGGCGACCGCCCAGCGCAGCTTGTCGACGCCCTCCGGATGCCCGGTGCCCGACGCGACGAACACGTCCCGCGCGGGCGCCGCCACGACCAGATCGCCCTCCACGTCCTGCGCGAGCTTCTCGAGGAACCCCTCGTCCAGCAGCAGGCTCGCCTCCAGCCCGCCGAGCGTCACCGTCACCGCCCGCACGTCCGGGTACCAGTTCAGGCCCAGCTCGGGACGGCGGTCCCGCAGGTTCAGCACCGCGCGCCGGCGCAGCTCGCCCGCCTCCACGCCCAGCTCCGCGCAGTGCCGCCGCGCCACGTGCTCGTACCGGCGGCCGCCGTCCTCGGTGTGCTCCAGCGCGTACGTCACGTACAGCTCGCCGGCGAACGCGTCGCGCACCGGCTCCTCGTCCACCGGGAGCGGGAACTCCAGCTGCACCTCGGCCGGCACCCGCGCCTTCATCAGCGGGACGATGAGACTCGGGTCGGTCACGGGGTATTCCTCCTGATACGTCGGCCGCACCTTCGAGTGGATCACCCTACCGCCGCGCCGCCTCCACCCGTCGCCGCTCTTACCGTCCCTTGACGGCTCCCTGGGGTCCGCCCGGCGGTACCACGGGCAGATCGCGCGGCGCGCCCCCCTCGATCAGCCGCCACACCGCGTCCGTGTCGAGATGCTCCTCGACGAGATCGCCCAGCGCGTCCATCGTCGCCTCCCGCAGGGCGGCGAACGACACGTCCGGCGCCGGCGTGAAATCGCGCCCCGCCGCCCCCGCCACATCCCGCAGGAACGCCCGCCGGAACCCGTCGTTCTCCATCGCGCCGTGCCAGGTCGTGCCCCACACCGCCCCGTCCCGGCACCCGTCGAGGAACGGTTCGCCGCCCTCAACGGTCACGACCCCGTGGTGGATCTCGTACGCCTCGACCGGCTCCCCGTACGCCGCACCACTGGGACGTCCGAGCGTCTTCTCCGCGCCGAAGACCACGCTCGCGGGCAGCACGCCGAGGCCCTCGACGCGCCCCTCACCCGACTCGACGTCGTCCCGGATCTCCCGCGCGAGCATCTGGTAGCCGCCGCACACCCCGAGCACCGGCCGCCCCTCCCGCACCCTGCGCAGGATCTCCGCGGCCATCCCCCGCTCCCGCAGCCACGCGAGATCGCGCACCGTCGCGCGCGTCCCTGGCAGGACGACCAGATCCGCGTCCGCGAGATCCCCCGCGCTCGCCGCGTACCGCACCACCACGCCCGGCTCGCAGGCCAGGGCGTCCAGATCGGTGAAGTTCGAGATCCGCGGGAACCGCACCACCGCCACCCGCAGCGTCTCCCGCCCGTACGGGGCCCGCGCGTCCGGGCGCGGCGCGTCCAGCGCCAGCGTGTCCTCCGCGTCCAGGTAGAGACCGGACAACCACGGCAGGACGCCCAGCGTCGGGCGGCCCGTCAACCCCTGAGCTGCTCCAAGCCCGGCTCCAGCAGCTCGGCGGCGCCCCGGAACTTGTTGATCACGAACCCGGCGACGAGCGCCTGGTCCTCCGGCTCCAGCAGCGCGACCGTCCCGAACAGCGACGCGAAAACCCCGCCGCGGTCGATGTCGCCCACCACCACGACGGGCAGGTTCGCCGCCCGCGCGAGCCCCATGTTCGCGATGTCCCCCGCACGCAGGTTGATCTCCGCCGGACTCCCCGCGCCCTCGCACACCACCACCTCGTACTCGTCCCTCAACTGCTCGAGGGACTCCCGCACGACCTCGCGCAGCCGCTCCTTGTGGGCCCCGTACTCCATGGCGTCGACCTCCGCCACCGGACGCCCCAGCACCACCACCTGGCTCCTGCGATCGCTCCCCGGCTTCAGCAGCACCGGATTCATCAGCGCCCGCGG
Proteins encoded in this region:
- a CDS encoding glycosyltransferase family 39 protein, producing the protein MSAPAPEAPGSRSGTAPPAWRPLLLLAGGAALVLLALGARYGYHRDELYFRVAGRHLDWGYPDQPPLVPLLARAITAVFGDSLVALRVPSALCVAAGVLVAGLTARELGGRRRAQLLTAGAYAVCPFAIAAGHTLSTAAFDMLLTTALAWSAIRWVRTRDPRLLLAAGAVTAVAVNIKYLAPVALAALAAGLLITGPRDLLRKPMFGAGAVLAVAAAVPGLVWQARHGWPQLDMAGAIAGDADFGGRPGFVPFQIVLTGVVLSWLWIYGLWRLYRSPDLAPYRFIGHAYLLLNAAFLATAGKPYYLAGLWAALWAAGAVEVERRGVPKGWGWAATVPAYAVTGVSTVLLTLPVYPVSTLASTPQPAVNPDGAETVGWPRFVAEVARVHRSLPPDERAVIIVSNYGEAGAIDLYGPRHGLPRAYSGHNGYWYFGRPPDGAGTAVVVGPESTAGAAALRRFWTDVRPAGRIDNGAGLDNEEQGKPVWICRGPRGSWTELWPEFRTLS
- a CDS encoding DUF1444 family protein, with translation MTDPSLIVPLMKARVPAEVQLEFPLPVDEEPVRDAFAGELYVTYALEHTEDGGRRYEHVARRHCAELGVEAGELRRRAVLNLRDRRPELGLNWYPDVRAVTVTLGGLEASLLLDEGFLEKLAQDVEGDLVVAAPARDVFVASGTGHPEGVDKLRWAVAQVWARDAEPEWDAPASALLGHDLLVRRAGVWEILTTVS